The Merismopedia glauca CCAP 1448/3 DNA window TAGCTAAGATAATTGCACCTGTAGCCGCTAAAAGTTCACCAATCCCAATTTCAGACATTCTAATTGGGATCGTAGTTAGCTCGGTTGGTTCTAGGAAAATAGTCAGCATAACTCCTATGAAAGCAACAATTGCCCCTATTATTTCCCAAAGATTCACCCGTTCTCGCAATAGCCAAACAGACAATGCCAATACTAATGGAGGTTCTAAGCGTCCGACTAACACAACGTTATTTACCCCTGTCAATGCTAATGCTTGGAAAATTAATCCAGGTGCGATCGCCCCTGCCATAATTGCTACACTGATTAAACTAAACCACTCCATCCTGGAGAGCCTTTTGAGATTGAATAAATTCAACTGTCGTCTGTAGATGATTACCAGAACGAACAAGGCACAGAGATTTCCCACAAACAAAACATTGCACAGTGAAATTGGATTGTGAGTGCCTATAAAATGTTGGGCACCAATTTCGGTCAGCTTGCGAGTCACGGCACTAGAAGCACCAAAGATCGAAATTGCCACCCAAAGATAAATTTGGGGTGGAATCTTGCGGCACGAAGACAGTTTCTTTGAGTTAGCCACACTTTTAGTTATATAGAAACAGGAACGCGCTTTAGAAAAGAGGTTTTAG harbors:
- a CDS encoding DMT family transporter, which produces MAISIFGASSAVTRKLTEIGAQHFIGTHNPISLCNVLFVGNLCALFVLVIIYRRQLNLFNLKRLSRMEWFSLISVAIMAGAIAPGLIFQALALTGVNNVVLVGRLEPPLVLALSVWLLRERVNLWEIIGAIVAFIGVMLTIFLEPTELTTIPIRMSEIGIGELLAATGAIILAISTIIAKKSLSNVPLGIYNVVRTALGTAIFFLTALVLYGSDHFTDVLSPFLWQWMLAYGVLIVVIGQSFWLKGLRYLPVSTVSLVSSFTPIAGIFSAYLILGEVPTQAQYIGGSAILIGIFLSQVGIQHQVAYSRNRLTCVQTDQGIKNKTGFRGI